In the Perca flavescens isolate YP-PL-M2 chromosome 20, PFLA_1.0, whole genome shotgun sequence genome, one interval contains:
- the ccdc32 gene encoding coiled-coil domain-containing protein 32, giving the protein MIDDFESQEARSSGELWTEICSSLPEAQVEATPEINTEFKDSFQPAAQVGVQVNGQSNWTHASSSSAKWEPMEDSESYIASLENRLKKLKGQSSDVTSRDMLRSLSQAKKECWDRFLHDAQTSELFQGGDMDESALEHFKRWLIPEKVAISAEELEYLLRPSQNNEPAETNQTQNEEDTEGETHNAAEDDAHSPEK; this is encoded by the exons GCCAGGAGGCCCGGTCCAGTGGCGAGCTGTGGACCGAAATCTGCTCCAGTCTGCCGGAGGCGCAAGTGGAAGCAACCCCGGAGATCAACACGGAGTTCAAAGATTCATTCCAGCCAGCAGCACAAGTCGGAGTGCAAGTCAATGGACAATCAAATTGGACACATGCCAGTTCTTCTAGCGCCAAATGGGAACCCATGGAGGATTCTGAGAGCTACATAGCCAGTTTAG AGAACCGCCTGAAGAAATTAAAGGGTCAGTCAAGTGATGTGACTTCCAGGGACATGTTGCGATCCTTGTCTCAAGCTAAGAAAGAATGTTGGGATAGATTTCTGCACGACGCGCAGACCTCAGAGCTCTTCCAAGGTGGTGACATGGATGAGAG TGCTCTTGAACACTTCAAGAGGTGGTTGATTCCTGAGAAGGTGGCCATCAGCGCAGAAGAACTGGAATATCTCCTGAGGCCGTCTCAGAATAACGAACCAGctgaaacaaaccaaacacagaACGAAGAGGACACGGAGGGAGAGACGCACAACGCAGCGGAAGATGATGCTCACAGCCCGGAGAAATGA
- the prlh2r gene encoding prolactin releasing hormone 2 receptor: MDWEKSLNRSRVNSSTPASSLSPSMSDSSSTFSSSPFSAPSFSGLDLLSDLKPIFIPLYSAVVLVACSSKLLLLFLIWHNKKRHNTTNFLISNLALVDLVMCIFCVPLTASYAFDQRGWVFGPRMCHFVMVMQSAAVYAAVLSLMAIAVDRYVVVAYPIRKRAGCQFCWGLVVLIWLSSLALSTPTALHTAHLDLRPAGLQMTVCEEFWDGQERGRLIYSCFILFFSYFLPLAAVSISYCAITHHLKQRTTSGLTACEELRSARAAWSRRRRKTFYLLLVSVLCFAFSWLPLQVVNLIRDLDTDFSILGKNYVNIIQVSTHLLAMSSTCYNPFIYASLHDKFLSYLCHNFLSRRRRKGKDRGQLSSILTMSHRVQRLHTSMTVADLSGAVVNKVYA; the protein is encoded by the exons ATGGACTGGGAGAAGTCACTGAACCGATCCAGGGTCAACTCTTCTACTCCAGCCTCTTCTTTATCTCCATCCATGTCTGACTCTTCATccaccttctcctcctccccgtTCTCGGCCCCTTCCTTTTCTGGCCTGGACCTCCTGTCCGACCTGAAGCCCATCTTCATTCCTCTCTACTCTGCCGTGGTGCTGGTCGCCTGCTCCAGCAAACTCCTCCTGCTCTTTCTTATCTGGCACAACAAGAAAAGACACAACACCACAAACTTTCTCATCAGCAATCTGGCACTGGTCGATCTGGTCATGTGCATTTTCTGCGTCCCTTTGACTGCATCTTATGCTTTTGACCAGCGTGGATGGGTGTTTGGTCCCCGCATGTGTCATTTTGTCATGGTCATGCAGTCTGCAGCTGTCTACGCAGCGGTCCTGTCCCTCATGGCCATCGCGGTGGATCGATACGTGGTTGTGGCTTATCCCATTCGCAAAAGAGCAGGGTGCCAGTTCTGCTGGGGTCTGGTGGTCCTGATCTGGTTGTCCTCTTTGGCTTTATCCACACCTACAGCACTTCACACCGCCCACCTGGACCTGCGGCCTGCGGGGCTGCAGATGACCGTGTGTGAGGAGTTCTGGGATGGCCAGGAGCGAGGCCGCCTCATCTACTCCTGTTTCATTCTATTCTTCTCCTACTTTCTCCCACTGGCTGCGGTCTCCATTTCCTACTGTGCTATAACCCATCATCTGAAGCAGAGGACTACGTCAGGCTTGACGGCGTGTGAAGAGTTGAGATCTGCAAGGGCTGCATGGAGCAGACGGAGGAGGAAGACCTTCTACCTGCTGCTGGTGTCCGTCCTCTGTTTTGCTTTCTCGTGGCTTCCCTTACAG GTGGTGAATCTGATCCGTGACCTGGACACGGACTTCTCTATCTTAGGAAAGAATTACGTGAACATCATCCAGGTGTCAACTCACCTGCTCGCCATGAGCTCCACCTGCTACAACCCTTTTATTTACGCCTCATTGCACGACAAGTTCCTGTCCTACCTGTGCCacaacttcctgtcccgcaggagaagaaaaggaaaggacAGGGGTCAATTGTCAAGCATCCTGACAATGTCACACAGAGTGCAGCGCCTTCACACCTCCATGACTGTGGCAGATTTATCAGGTGCTGTTGTAAATAAAGTCTACGcttaa